CCGGCAGCGTCGCGCTATCGCTCTTCTCGCGCAGCCCGAGTGCGCCGCGGGTGGGGGTCGAGCAACGCGCGACGTGCCTCCAACCCGGCGCTCCGGCGACGCTCCTCGACCTCCCCGCCATCGTCGCCGACGCGCTCCGCGAGCTACCACCCCCTCATGCACCCGAGTGGGAGGCCTACACCCGGCGGCTCCTCGCCGCAGGTTGTCCGCTGCTGGCGCTGTCCGTGGCAGAGGCGCGGCTCGGAACGGGCCCGACCTTCAAGAATCTGCAGTCCGCCGCGCTCGACACCATGCGACGGAGCGTCGACCGCCGCGCAGCGCGCGACCTCGCTCTCTATACCGCCGCACCGGAGGCGCCCAAGTCGGCGACGCCCCAGGAGAGCGCACTGTCCTCGCCCGAGGAGGAGCCCTCGTGCAGCGCGCTCTGCAGCATGCACATGATCGAGCTGTGCAACAACGACAGGGCGCTGTGGATCGAGCACCGTGTCCGGTGGGAGGCCACGCCCTGTGGCACGCGCCGGCACGATGCATTCCTCGAGGAGTGCTACCGCCAGCAGTGGCAGAGCGGGACCTTCGACGACGCGTGCGTCGCGCCCTGCGAGACGACGCCCGAGGGACGCGAGCGCCTCGAGAGCATCCTGCGGCGAGCCGGCTGCCTGCCCGACCGACCCTCCTAGAACGACTCCTTGAAGGGTCTGAGGTCGAGCTCGTGGGTCCAGGCGGCCTTCGGCTGCCTGTACAGGTACCAGTAGGCATCGGTAAGGCCCGTGAGGCTGACGAGGCCGTCCTCGCCCATCGCCTGAGCGAACTGCGGGATGCCCTTGATGATCTTGTCGCCGGCGATGCCGCCGTCGATGACGACGTGACCCACGTGGATTCCCTGCGGACCGTACGCACGTGCCATCGACTGCGCGAGCGAACGCAGCCCCGCCTTGGCCGCCGCGAAGGCCGTTGTGTTCGGCTTCCCGCGCAGCGACGCGGTCGCGCCCGTGAAGAGTACGGTTCCGCGGCCGCGCGGCAGCATCCGCCGCACGGCCTCGCGGCCGACCAGGAAGCCGCCGAGACATCCGACGC
This genomic interval from Deltaproteobacteria bacterium contains the following:
- a CDS encoding SDR family NAD(P)-dependent oxidoreductase, producing METKAIVVGVGPRAGLGGALCERLAREGLHVFVAGRTPEKVDALVAAIRNAGGRATGVAMDTTREQDVTALFDRAETDGDGVLDLVIYNAGNAAMGQLHDMEASFFEQVWRVGCLGGFLVGREAVRRMLPRGRGTVLFTGATASLRGKPNTTAFAAAKAGLRSLAQSMARAYGPQGIHVGHVVIDGGIAGDKIIKGIPQFAQAMGEDGLVSLTGLTDAYWYLYRQPKAAWTHELDLRPFKESF